One bacterium genomic window carries:
- a CDS encoding V-type ATP synthase subunit F, protein MNRLAIITDSGTATGFRMAGAETFEVKDNRELQAKVLELIQTESYGLIAVNDQLAGDLGEDVARALKNKALPVVLPFPVPKEGQVMSGEEYLNKLVKDAIGFYVKLK, encoded by the coding sequence ATGAACCGTTTAGCCATAATAACCGACAGCGGCACGGCCACCGGGTTCCGGATGGCCGGGGCCGAGACCTTTGAGGTCAAGGATAACCGGGAGCTTCAAGCCAAGGTGCTGGAGCTGATCCAGACCGAAAGCTACGGGCTGATAGCGGTCAACGACCAGCTGGCCGGGGACCTGGGCGAGGACGTGGCCCGGGCCCTTAAGAACAAGGCCTTGCCGGTGGTGTTGCCGTTCCCGGTGCCCAAGGAGGGCCAGGTGATGAGCGGGGAAGAGTATCTTAATAAACTGGTCAAGGATGCCATAGGGTTTTATGTTAAGTTGAAATAA